Proteins from one Gimesia maris genomic window:
- a CDS encoding 3-oxoacyl-ACP synthase III family protein, giving the protein MSLKFQSKNQVDSTDLESVLDASGLLNQHRDQVPETKKIESKRGRQVISQRTNSLLGVQIVSSGSYVPDNVVTNQDLQERFGFDPEWIEQRTGILERRHAPPEMATSDLCYEAAQKAIRAARVNPEDIDLLIVGTFTPDFQCPSVACLVQDRLGLDAPAIDLQAACAGFMYALVTAAQYVATGNSKLALVIGGDCNSRIVNPEDRRVAPLFGDGAGAVLLSKGDPHQGLTCYQTGSDGSGCSLLDRPSGGTRNPATADDITAGRHFLNMDGRSVFKWAVRTVADSIDLMLTKTGMSVHEVDLFLMHQANIRIIDSACEQLGIPREKVFINLDRYGNTSGGSIPIVMDEAFQSGRINRGDTILLSGFGAGLAWGTGLFRW; this is encoded by the coding sequence ATGTCTTTGAAATTTCAATCAAAAAATCAGGTCGATTCAACGGATCTGGAATCCGTTCTGGATGCATCCGGGTTGTTAAATCAACACAGGGATCAGGTACCTGAAACAAAAAAAATAGAGAGCAAGCGTGGTCGCCAGGTGATTAGTCAAAGAACTAATTCATTGTTGGGAGTACAAATTGTTTCGAGTGGATCGTATGTACCCGACAATGTCGTTACGAATCAGGATCTGCAGGAGCGTTTTGGATTTGACCCGGAATGGATTGAACAGCGCACAGGAATTCTGGAACGTCGACATGCCCCACCGGAAATGGCGACCAGTGATTTATGTTACGAGGCTGCTCAGAAAGCAATCCGTGCGGCCCGTGTGAATCCGGAAGACATCGATCTGTTGATCGTCGGTACGTTTACACCGGATTTCCAATGTCCTTCCGTTGCCTGCCTGGTGCAGGATCGCTTAGGACTGGATGCCCCTGCGATTGATCTGCAGGCGGCGTGTGCCGGTTTCATGTATGCCCTGGTCACCGCGGCCCAGTATGTCGCGACAGGAAACAGTAAACTGGCCCTTGTGATTGGCGGCGACTGCAACAGCCGTATCGTCAATCCCGAAGACCGTCGTGTGGCCCCGTTGTTTGGCGATGGTGCCGGTGCTGTGCTGCTGTCAAAGGGTGACCCTCATCAGGGGCTGACCTGTTATCAGACCGGCTCTGATGGCAGTGGCTGTTCTCTGCTGGACCGTCCCTCTGGTGGAACCCGTAATCCTGCCACGGCTGATGATATTACTGCTGGACGTCATTTCCTGAATATGGATGGACGCAGCGTCTTCAAGTGGGCTGTTCGAACGGTCGCCGATTCCATTGATCTGATGCTGACGAAAACGGGCATGAGCGTACATGAAGTCGATCTGTTCCTGATGCATCAGGCGAATATCCGCATTATTGATTCTGCCTGTGAGCAGTTAGGGATTCCCCGCGAGAAAGTCTTTATCAATCTCGATCGCTACGGGAATACGTCCGGCGGATCGATTCCCATTGTGATGGATGAAGCGTTTCAATCAGGCCGGATCAATCGCGGCGATACCATTCTCCTGAGTGGTTTTGGTGCCGGACTCGCCTGGGGCACAGGCTTGTTTCGCTGGTAG
- a CDS encoding efflux RND transporter permease subunit, translating into MSLTRLAVQRPITTLMSSLVLVMLGGVSLSQLAVDLMPDIQNPSVSVITLYEGAGPDEAEKQITRPIEQNLSSVSGIENILSSSMEGSSTVRLQFQWGTDLNLAINEVRDSLNKLRNKLPEGAEDPYIRHFDVADRPILYLGLNSDLDPITLTRLTENQIIPQFEQLEGVARVRMRGAIEREIQINLDRSKLESLNMGVNEVINALKQENINQPAGNYEEGHLNLHIRSQGEFTDLDQIENTVVREQAGATVHVRDIAEVVDGEKERTELTRMNGQPGILLYVYKQSGANTISVSDQVQKQVERVNKSLPDMKLTIRVDNSEYIRQSIANIQEAALYGMGLAILVLIVFLRSFRSVLVIGVCMPLSVLATFTLIYFQGFTLNIISFGGLALGVGLLVDNSIVVLESIFRKREEGLDPKTAAIEGTEEVSSAIIASTLTTLIIFLPLIFIHGTTGILLHQLAWVVSFSLVCSLFASLTLTPVMSAYWIPEQATTPHTGWTRYWFKLIDGFHHLNYQILLKLERIYQRILKFSLKHATLTGFLLLLCFTTTLGLTPHVKTEFLPKTDEAAINVFSRMAAGIQLRKLDQQTRILEQATIEAVPEAIAIASFIGDSADDADQWNRTTLRLQLQPRGERERGIEEIRKALDDAIGPIPGMKVQVKAQTEMMLMRMIGRRGGGDLVVQVAGHNLQSAQLIVDQVVSVMKQTPGLINVEAEVSDQRPELTASIDREKAGLLKISVQDIAQTLETTIRGTEATLYREEGDEFPVVVRLRAEDRDQMDDVQQVGVTTATGRTIPLKNMLTFQPNEAPVVIERQNQQRILRVFADVEGRDLGSVVPELEENLSAIQVPSGFSVSVAGDWEEQQKSFTALKQGFILAILLMYMIMASQYESLSDPFYILFAVPLGMMGVIWVFVFTDTTLNVQSFIGIVVLSGIVVNNAIVLVDYINQLRRRFPERPVNELIIQAATRRFRPILMTTLTTVLAMIPIALGWGEGGELQAPMARVVVSGLIAGTTITLLAIPLIYQSCTVPAAKKRSQNKEAPLQEPLIGEPVKSS; encoded by the coding sequence ATGTCCCTGACCCGACTGGCAGTTCAGCGTCCGATTACAACCCTGATGTCCTCACTGGTGCTGGTCATGCTGGGCGGGGTTTCACTATCACAGCTGGCCGTGGATCTGATGCCTGACATTCAGAACCCCAGCGTCAGCGTGATCACGCTCTATGAGGGTGCGGGTCCCGACGAGGCGGAAAAGCAGATCACGCGCCCGATTGAACAGAATCTGAGTTCTGTCTCCGGCATTGAGAATATTCTCAGCAGCAGCATGGAAGGCAGCAGTACCGTACGACTGCAATTCCAGTGGGGCACCGATCTCAACCTGGCGATCAACGAAGTGCGTGACTCGCTGAACAAACTGAGAAACAAGTTGCCCGAGGGAGCCGAAGATCCTTACATCCGCCATTTTGATGTCGCGGACCGCCCCATTCTGTATCTCGGGTTGAACAGTGACCTGGACCCGATCACACTCACCCGTCTGACGGAAAATCAGATCATCCCGCAGTTCGAACAGCTGGAAGGCGTCGCCCGGGTCCGCATGCGGGGCGCGATTGAACGGGAGATCCAGATCAACCTGGATCGCAGTAAGCTCGAGTCGCTCAATATGGGCGTCAACGAAGTCATTAACGCGCTGAAGCAGGAGAATATCAACCAGCCCGCCGGTAACTACGAGGAAGGCCATCTCAATCTGCATATCCGCAGCCAGGGTGAATTTACCGACCTGGATCAGATCGAGAATACGGTGGTTCGTGAACAGGCGGGTGCCACGGTTCACGTGCGGGACATCGCGGAAGTCGTCGACGGTGAGAAAGAACGGACTGAGCTGACTCGCATGAACGGACAGCCCGGCATCCTGCTGTACGTGTATAAGCAGTCGGGCGCGAATACGATCAGCGTGAGTGACCAGGTACAAAAGCAGGTCGAGCGGGTCAACAAATCGCTGCCTGACATGAAGCTCACCATTCGCGTGGATAACTCGGAATACATTCGACAGTCGATCGCCAATATTCAGGAAGCCGCTCTGTATGGAATGGGACTGGCCATTCTGGTGCTGATTGTCTTTCTGCGCAGCTTCCGCAGTGTGCTGGTGATCGGCGTCTGTATGCCTCTCTCCGTTCTCGCGACATTCACCCTGATTTATTTTCAGGGCTTCACATTGAATATCATCTCATTCGGCGGACTGGCGCTGGGCGTCGGTCTATTGGTCGATAATTCGATTGTGGTACTGGAAAGCATTTTCCGCAAACGGGAAGAAGGCCTGGACCCCAAAACGGCGGCCATTGAAGGGACTGAAGAAGTTTCCTCTGCGATCATTGCCAGCACCTTGACGACACTGATCATTTTTCTGCCTCTGATCTTTATTCATGGTACAACCGGTATCCTGCTGCATCAGCTGGCGTGGGTGGTTTCCTTTTCCCTGGTCTGCTCGCTGTTTGCCAGCCTGACTCTGACACCAGTCATGAGTGCTTACTGGATCCCGGAACAGGCAACAACACCGCATACAGGCTGGACCCGTTACTGGTTCAAGCTGATCGATGGTTTCCATCACCTGAATTATCAGATCCTGTTGAAACTGGAGCGAATCTACCAGCGGATTTTGAAGTTCAGCTTGAAACATGCCACGTTGACCGGCTTCCTGCTGCTACTCTGCTTTACGACCACACTGGGCCTGACACCGCATGTGAAAACGGAATTTTTACCGAAAACAGACGAAGCGGCGATTAACGTCTTTTCGAGAATGGCGGCCGGCATTCAGCTCAGAAAACTGGATCAGCAGACGCGGATACTGGAACAGGCGACGATTGAGGCAGTCCCTGAAGCGATCGCGATTGCTTCCTTTATCGGTGATAGTGCCGATGACGCAGACCAGTGGAACCGCACGACTTTAAGACTCCAGCTGCAACCCCGCGGTGAACGTGAACGGGGAATCGAAGAAATCCGTAAAGCGCTGGACGATGCGATCGGCCCGATTCCCGGCATGAAAGTCCAGGTGAAAGCACAAACGGAAATGATGCTGATGCGGATGATCGGGAGACGAGGTGGGGGAGATCTGGTTGTACAGGTCGCCGGCCACAACCTGCAGTCCGCGCAACTGATTGTCGACCAGGTCGTATCGGTCATGAAGCAGACCCCCGGACTGATCAATGTGGAGGCAGAGGTTTCAGATCAACGCCCTGAACTGACTGCTTCCATCGATCGTGAAAAAGCGGGACTGCTCAAAATCAGTGTGCAGGATATCGCGCAGACCCTGGAAACGACCATTCGGGGCACGGAAGCCACACTCTACCGGGAAGAAGGTGATGAATTTCCCGTTGTCGTCCGTTTGCGGGCGGAAGACCGCGATCAGATGGATGACGTGCAACAGGTGGGTGTCACGACAGCAACGGGTCGCACCATTCCTTTGAAAAACATGCTCACATTTCAGCCCAACGAAGCCCCCGTGGTGATTGAACGCCAGAATCAACAGCGTATCCTGAGAGTCTTTGCCGATGTCGAGGGACGCGACCTGGGCAGTGTAGTCCCTGAGCTTGAAGAAAACCTGAGTGCCATCCAGGTTCCTTCCGGATTTTCGGTCAGTGTCGCAGGCGACTGGGAAGAACAGCAGAAGAGTTTCACGGCACTGAAACAGGGTTTCATTCTGGCGATTCTGCTGATGTACATGATTATGGCTTCACAGTATGAATCATTGAGTGATCCGTTTTACATTCTGTTTGCGGTTCCACTGGGAATGATGGGTGTGATCTGGGTTTTTGTTTTCACAGACACGACGTTAAATGTGCAGTCATTCATCGGCATCGTCGTGCTGTCGGGAATTGTGGTCAACAATGCCATCGTTCTCGTTGATTATATCAACCAGCTCCGACGAAGATTCCCGGAAAGACCGGTGAACGAGCTGATCATTCAGGCCGCCACTCGCCGTTTCCGACCGATTCTGATGACCACACTTACGACGGTTCTGGCCATGATCCCGATTGCCCTGGGCTGGGGTGAAGGGGGCGAACTGCAGGCTCCTATGGCGCGTGTTGTGGTCAGTGGCCTGATTGCAGGCACCACAATCACCCTGCTGGCAATTCCTTTGATTTACCAATCCTGTACTGTTCCTGCGGCGAAAAAGAGATCGCAAAACAAGGAAGCTCCACTACAGGAACCGCTCATCGGTGAACCGGTAAAATCCAGCTGA
- a CDS encoding efflux RND transporter periplasmic adaptor subunit: protein MKVLIAPACTAIAMIAGWLVYEHSLNNAQTSPTKILTEPIAVQVTRSTEKTLEKRITLVGNLEAGSQVEIRSKYNGYIKSIPFDVGERIKANDVILELNDTELQELVSKAAASLTVAKAQLKAQVTGQELAQKAYERLLVLQKSGVSTQQEMEEALANKAIQEAQTELEEARVEQAESDLEQSRLRLQENKVLAPTDGFLAERMVDVGDLAKPDVPLMKIVNLDHVRTIVHIVEKDYEDVKLGQKALITVDTFPGKTFSGQVKRKAPVLDPQTRTAAVHIEIPNADFSLKPGMHARVQIVFEHRHKTSVLPIASLTRRKDGPGSAVFIIGGNPPMTERRNIETGINDGELVEILSGLKPEDLVITLGNRMVDEGQTVTPVEVPMDQVIQTPSPLPQKTNL, encoded by the coding sequence ATGAAAGTACTGATTGCCCCAGCCTGTACGGCCATTGCCATGATTGCAGGCTGGCTGGTTTATGAACACTCCCTGAACAATGCACAAACCTCTCCCACAAAAATCCTGACTGAGCCGATCGCGGTACAGGTCACCCGCTCTACCGAAAAAACTCTGGAAAAACGGATTACCCTGGTGGGCAACCTGGAAGCCGGTTCCCAGGTGGAAATCCGCTCGAAATACAATGGGTATATTAAATCCATCCCGTTTGATGTAGGCGAGCGGATCAAAGCCAACGATGTGATTCTGGAATTGAATGACACCGAACTGCAGGAACTGGTCAGTAAAGCAGCTGCCTCACTGACGGTTGCCAAAGCGCAACTGAAAGCACAAGTCACAGGCCAGGAACTGGCTCAAAAGGCTTATGAACGTCTGCTGGTTCTACAGAAATCCGGTGTGAGCACGCAACAGGAGATGGAAGAGGCGCTGGCCAACAAGGCAATCCAGGAAGCGCAGACGGAACTCGAAGAAGCCCGTGTGGAACAGGCCGAATCGGACCTGGAACAAAGTCGACTGCGACTGCAGGAAAATAAAGTCCTGGCGCCGACCGATGGCTTTCTGGCAGAACGGATGGTCGATGTCGGCGATCTGGCTAAACCGGATGTTCCCTTAATGAAAATTGTAAACCTGGATCATGTACGGACCATCGTACATATCGTGGAAAAAGATTACGAAGATGTCAAACTGGGGCAGAAGGCTCTCATCACTGTTGATACGTTCCCGGGCAAAACTTTTTCAGGTCAGGTGAAACGGAAAGCACCGGTTCTCGACCCGCAAACCCGAACCGCCGCTGTACATATCGAAATTCCGAATGCAGACTTCTCGCTGAAACCGGGAATGCATGCCCGCGTGCAGATCGTCTTTGAACATCGCCACAAAACCAGCGTCCTGCCGATTGCTTCGCTGACCCGCAGAAAAGACGGCCCTGGTTCCGCAGTCTTCATCATTGGTGGAAATCCTCCCATGACCGAACGGCGCAATATTGAAACCGGCATCAATGACGGTGAACTCGTCGAAATTCTGTCCGGGCTCAAACCGGAAGACCTGGTGATTACCCTGGGTAATCGGATGGTTGATGAAGGACAGACGGTCACACCAGTAGAAGTGCCCATGGATCAGGTGATTCAGACACCGTCCCCGTTACCACAGAAAACTAATTTGTGA
- a CDS encoding bifunctional nuclease family protein, translated as MLVEMELSRIIISEIGDQQVIYLREVEGERVFPILIGIFEATTIDRRVNQEFSPQRPLTHDLLKNTIESLGGTLKDIVITHLEDHTYYAVLRVEQDGELVEIDSRPSDAIALSIHYEPPLPIYVHESVLEQTAG; from the coding sequence TTGTTAGTGGAAATGGAGTTATCTCGTATTATTATCAGCGAGATCGGCGATCAGCAGGTGATCTATCTGCGCGAAGTGGAAGGCGAGCGTGTCTTCCCGATCCTGATTGGTATTTTTGAAGCTACCACGATTGACCGCCGGGTCAACCAGGAGTTTTCTCCGCAGCGTCCACTGACGCATGACCTGTTAAAGAATACGATCGAATCCCTGGGCGGCACCTTAAAAGATATCGTGATTACCCATCTGGAAGATCATACTTATTATGCCGTACTGCGGGTGGAACAGGATGGAGAACTGGTCGAGATCGACAGTCGCCCCAGTGATGCCATCGCGTTGTCAATTCACTACGAACCACCACTGCCGATCTATGTGCATGAGTCGGTGCTGGAGCAGACAGCAGGTTAA
- a CDS encoding valine--tRNA ligase: MTESLEKQYNPESAQQKWYQFWEEKGYFHAEPDPEKEQHTIMIPLPNVTGALHMGHALNGTVQDLITRWRRMQGYEALWMPGTDHAGIATQAVVERRMKEEENLTRHDIGREALVERIWDWKDQYEKRILNQLRKLGASCDWQRTRFTLDDMCSKAVRRTFLKLFSDDLIYRGKRLVNWDPFLQTAVADDEVFSEDIAGQFWTFQYPVVDSDERISFSTTRPETMLGDTAVCVHPSDERYTHLVGKLVRIPLNGREIPIIADALLADKDLGTGAVKVTPAHDPNDYACGLRNDLEQINILNPDGTMNDATGEYEGLDRYAARKKVVEDMDKLGFFIAVEDRQIPVKHSDRSKTPIEPYLSDQWFVKMDTLAQSAIDAVEDGRVRFFPSRYSKTYLDWLKEKRDWCISRQLWWGHRIPIWYCDTCSEDDLKLAFGDRYDVDYRRDDEDTCWLICSETDLTGDELGAAHKLMQDEDVLDTWFSSALWPHATLGWPDKNPDLDYFYPGSVLVTSRDIITLWVARMVLTGLYNMEDIPFKHVCIHPKILDGFGQTMSKSKGNGVDPMDLIDKYGVDAVRFTIASFAGETQDVRLPVGYEDPENGEVVPQTLEHQTTIPAGGEKPRIKFPKSGKSYQYTSPWFDPDPSEKVARIVSERFEYGRNFCNKLWNASRFAMLNLEGYTPAPLTESDLTMEDRWILSRLSTVAEEMTTVLSRYQFDVATRAIRDFTWNEFCDWYLEMIKPRLWDEEQKPAAQRVLVGVLDALLRLLQPFVPFITEELWQRLNEIAPERGLFTPEPGTESIMIAAWPEPPKDWQDPQLEKRFERLQEMIVAVRNIRAVYKISPAVPLQLFLRCESSVADDMQNVAGQFDNLAKTLLESAGADVQRPSGSATFSLNDVDGFIALEGIIDLEAELERLRGEAEKLEKHIEASEKKLANKNFVDRAPADVVAGVQETLAGNQKQLQSVLKTIDELEGK, translated from the coding sequence ATGACCGAATCGTTAGAGAAACAGTATAACCCTGAAAGTGCACAACAGAAGTGGTATCAGTTCTGGGAAGAAAAAGGCTACTTTCACGCCGAACCAGACCCGGAAAAAGAACAGCACACGATTATGATCCCGCTCCCCAACGTCACCGGGGCACTGCATATGGGACATGCGTTAAATGGGACGGTCCAGGACCTGATCACCCGCTGGCGGCGTATGCAGGGCTACGAAGCACTCTGGATGCCCGGAACCGATCATGCCGGCATTGCCACCCAGGCAGTTGTAGAACGCCGCATGAAGGAAGAGGAAAATCTGACACGCCACGACATCGGCCGTGAAGCGCTGGTCGAGCGGATCTGGGACTGGAAAGATCAGTACGAAAAACGCATTTTGAATCAGCTCAGAAAACTGGGCGCCAGCTGCGACTGGCAGCGCACCCGGTTTACCCTGGATGACATGTGTTCCAAAGCGGTCCGCCGTACCTTTCTGAAACTGTTCTCCGACGATCTCATCTATCGTGGAAAACGACTGGTCAACTGGGACCCGTTCCTGCAGACCGCTGTGGCCGACGATGAAGTTTTTTCAGAAGATATTGCCGGGCAGTTCTGGACATTCCAGTATCCGGTTGTCGACAGTGATGAACGGATTTCATTTTCGACCACGCGTCCCGAAACCATGCTCGGCGATACCGCGGTTTGCGTTCATCCTTCCGATGAACGATACACACACCTGGTCGGCAAACTGGTTCGCATTCCCTTAAACGGGCGCGAAATCCCGATCATCGCGGATGCATTGCTGGCAGACAAAGATCTGGGGACCGGAGCCGTCAAAGTGACTCCCGCGCATGACCCCAACGACTACGCCTGTGGACTTCGAAATGATCTGGAGCAGATCAATATTCTGAATCCGGACGGGACCATGAACGACGCGACCGGCGAGTATGAAGGCCTGGATCGTTACGCGGCTCGTAAAAAAGTCGTGGAAGATATGGACAAGCTGGGTTTCTTTATTGCAGTGGAAGACCGCCAGATTCCTGTCAAACACAGCGATCGATCAAAAACTCCCATCGAACCTTATCTGTCCGATCAATGGTTCGTGAAAATGGATACCCTCGCACAATCCGCCATCGATGCGGTCGAAGACGGGCGTGTGCGTTTCTTTCCCAGTCGTTATTCCAAAACGTACCTGGACTGGCTCAAAGAAAAGCGGGACTGGTGTATCAGTCGTCAACTCTGGTGGGGACATCGTATTCCCATCTGGTACTGTGACACCTGTTCTGAAGATGATCTGAAGCTGGCATTTGGCGATCGTTATGACGTGGATTATCGCCGAGACGATGAAGACACCTGCTGGCTGATCTGCAGTGAGACGGACCTGACCGGGGATGAACTGGGAGCCGCTCACAAGCTGATGCAGGATGAAGACGTTCTGGATACCTGGTTCAGCAGTGCCCTCTGGCCACATGCCACACTGGGCTGGCCCGACAAGAATCCGGACCTCGATTATTTCTATCCAGGCAGCGTGCTGGTGACCAGCCGTGATATTATCACACTCTGGGTCGCCCGCATGGTCTTGACCGGCTTGTATAACATGGAAGACATTCCTTTCAAACATGTCTGTATCCATCCGAAAATTCTGGATGGTTTCGGCCAGACGATGTCCAAATCCAAGGGGAACGGCGTTGATCCCATGGACCTGATCGACAAGTACGGGGTCGATGCAGTCCGCTTCACGATTGCCTCGTTTGCAGGGGAAACACAGGACGTCCGTCTGCCCGTGGGTTATGAAGATCCGGAAAACGGTGAAGTCGTGCCCCAGACTCTGGAGCATCAGACAACGATTCCTGCCGGCGGTGAAAAGCCACGGATCAAATTCCCTAAAAGTGGAAAATCGTATCAGTACACGAGCCCCTGGTTCGACCCGGATCCCAGCGAAAAGGTGGCACGCATTGTCAGCGAGCGTTTTGAGTATGGCAGAAACTTCTGTAACAAGCTCTGGAACGCCAGTCGCTTTGCCATGCTGAACCTGGAAGGGTACACCCCTGCTCCACTTACTGAGTCCGATCTGACGATGGAAGACCGCTGGATTCTCAGTCGACTCTCTACGGTTGCCGAAGAGATGACCACCGTCTTAAGTCGCTACCAGTTCGACGTGGCCACACGTGCCATTCGCGACTTTACCTGGAATGAGTTCTGCGACTGGTACCTGGAAATGATCAAACCCCGCCTGTGGGATGAAGAACAGAAACCGGCAGCACAGCGCGTGCTCGTCGGCGTGCTCGATGCCCTGCTCCGCCTGCTGCAGCCCTTCGTTCCCTTCATTACCGAAGAACTCTGGCAGCGATTGAATGAAATCGCTCCCGAACGGGGACTGTTCACGCCGGAACCAGGGACAGAAAGCATCATGATCGCCGCCTGGCCGGAGCCACCAAAAGACTGGCAGGACCCACAACTGGAAAAACGGTTTGAACGTCTGCAGGAAATGATTGTCGCCGTACGGAATATTCGCGCGGTCTATAAAATTTCCCCGGCAGTACCACTGCAACTCTTTCTGCGTTGCGAATCCAGCGTGGCTGATGACATGCAGAATGTGGCGGGACAGTTTGATAACCTGGCGAAAACATTGCTGGAATCAGCGGGCGCGGACGTCCAACGTCCCAGCGGGTCTGCGACGTTTTCGCTCAACGATGTCGACGGTTTCATCGCATTGGAAGGCATCATCGATCTGGAAGCAGAACTCGAACGGCTGCGAGGTGAAGCAGAAAAACTCGAGAAACATATCGAAGCCAGTGAGAAGAAACTGGCCAATAAAAACTTTGTCGATCGGGCCCCCGCCGATGTGGTGGCAGGGGTACAGGAAACACTGGCAGGAAATCAGAAACAGCTGCAAAGTGTTCTGAAAACCATTGATGAACTCGAGGGAAAATAG